In Melospiza melodia melodia isolate bMelMel2 chromosome 30, bMelMel2.pri, whole genome shotgun sequence, the DNA window ATCATTTATCTAAGATGGCACAGAATGTACCCCCAGCAAATTTGCTGATGATGCAGAACTGGAGGCTGTTCTGTCTTTCAGTGGGACCTTGACAGACTGGAGACTTTGGCAGAGATAAACCTAAAAAATTCAACAAGGACAAGTGTGGGGTCCTGCACTGGGGGAGGAATAACCCCAAGTACCAGGCTGGGGGTTGACCTAGCAGAGGGGAgatctgcagagaaggacctggaggtTTTGGTGGCTGACAAGGTGACCATGAGCTGGCAGTGTGCCCTTGGGGCCATGAGGGCCAAAAGGATCCTGAGGTGCTTTAGGAAGAGTGTGGCCAGAGAGTCCAGGAGGGGATCGTGCCCCTCTGCtcggccctggtgaggcacatgtGGGGTGCTGTGTCCAGCACCACCAGCTTTATTGACCCGAGGTGGGTCCATAGTCACACCTCTGGAACTGTGTCTGGTGTCAGCGCAGTGTGAAGGCAGCCCTTGGTCTGTTCTCATGGTGGTCACTGTGCTGAACACCACACCCCTGCTCACCACCAGTTCCCTTTCTTGCTCTGGTGGTATCACCCCACCTTTGTGCTGCAACCACTGTAGCCTTCCCCACCCTGAAGACACTGTCTGCAAACCACTGGTCATCCACAGGAAACCTTGCATGCAGATGGTCACCAGAGCATCAACTGGAGCTGTTTTCTACTCTGCTGCACACTGACACTGCCCTAGAGTCACACAAAATGGTcgaggtgggaagggaccttcagTTGTTGTCTGGTCCAATGTCCCTACTCAAGCATGGCCACCTAAAGCACCAATTGCTCAGGACCAGTTCCAGTTGTTTTTGGAATATCTCCAAGCATGGAGTCACCACAACCTCCCTGGCCAAGCTGTACCAGTGCTTGGTCACCGTCACAGATAAATGTGTTTGCTGATGCTCAGACAGAGCCCCAgtttgtgcccactgcctcttgtcctgtcactgcacacCACTCTGAAATGAACCTGTATTTCTCCCACTTCTATCCTACCTTCAGAGATATCCATCCATGGATAATGTCCCACCACAACCTGCTCTTTCCAGGGTAAAATCTCAGCTGTACCAGGCATTCCCTGTAGGAGAGATCATCCAGTCCCTCCATCATCTCCAGGCCACTTTGTTGAACTCTTTCCAGCACAGTGTGCCTCTTTTACTGGGAGCTCATAACCCACAGTACCCCAGGTCTCACCTCATTAGTACTGAGTAAAAGGGAAGCATCACCTCCCTCAAGCTACTGGAAACAGCATCCTAGAATAATTTGAGTAGTAAGGGATCATCTAATTCATCCCCCATGCAGTAAGCAAGGACACCTTCTGCTACACCAAGTtattcagagccccatccaaccttgaACGTTTCCATGGATGAGGCATCTAAAGCTCTCTGGGCAGCCCATTTAATTGTTTTGCCATCCTCATCATCAAAAATTTCTTTCTTATATCTAATGTAATAATTAAGATGCTAATCATTTTctttatatatattcttataACTAAGTGGTTTATCTACtgtcttttaatttaaaagaattattttattttattagccTTGCAGTATTGCAACAGGCCCTAGTACAGACATCTGAGTGACACAACTCATCTTGATCATCTGGTAGATATTCAGTTGTTCCTAATTAATTGTTTAAATATTTCTCATTCTAATTGTGCCTGAAAATTTCTATCACCTGTCCATCTCCCCACTGAGCCAGTTCTTTTCAGGGTTCATGTCCTGGGAAAACTGGAGCACAGGGGAATCAAAGTAAAACATATGACATTATTTGTTAATTAAGATCTTTTTCTTTCACTCATTAAAAAAGGCCTTGAAAGCCTTTTGCAATGGTGATGAATATTGCTTCTGTCTCTGTGTATAATTAGTACAGCAGGTAAAGGTAGTGCTAATTAGAGCAGAGAAAGGCTTTACAAACAAAGCCTTTGGCACTTCTGTGGGTTGCACTAACAGGAGAAGAGGCTGGAATAGGAATTTTCTTATTGCCAGTACATGAATCGAACTTTGACTCGGGTCTCTCCCTGCTTGGTCCCAAAGATATTTTCCTCTCTCTGCCTGATTCCCACCAGGGTATAAACACGACTAATTCCCTATTAAAATGTTTCCATTTCCATTCTCCCTGTCACACATAATTAGAACAAAAGACAAACAGAAATTAAGCTGTAGGTATTCACTGAAACACCGCTGGGAGCTCCCTAATTAACCACACAATGCTTCCAGCACAGGAACAACCACAGAGCTCATTATGGCTGTCAGCTTTTTAATGAGCCCCTGCAGGACTGTGGTGCCACCTCCCAGTTCCTGGTGGCTGTGGCACAGTCTGGCAAGGTGCCTTGAGGAAATGAcaaggcaggagcaggaacaaactTACTGGGAGCTTTAACAGAGCCCAGTGCGAGGTGAGAGAGTTGGACAAAGTGTTCCCAGCAGGGCTCATTAGAGCACAGAGTCACAGACTTTGATTACAGACAGCTCAGCAAGCCTCAAACATCTCCTGCACCAACATTCCCACTCAGAAGTCAaagagcagggcccaggcagtGCCAAGGTGGTGCTTTCTGTCAGCATCACCCCCAGGCAGGGCAAAGGAAATGccaaggacacaaacctgctctgctaagcactgggcagaggcagagcctgcTCTGCAGTGTCAGGTGCAGGGGTGAGCCCAGAACTGTCACTGCAACAGTGTGGCTGCAAGAGAGTGACTGCAACAGTGTGGCTGCAATACTGTGACTGCAACAGTGTGGCTGCAATACTGTGACTGCATTACTCACTGCAACAGTGTGGCTGCAAGAGAGTGACTGTAACAGTGTGGCTGCAATACTGTCACTGCAACAAAGTGACTGCAACACTGTGACTGCAAGTGTGGCTGCAAGAGAGTGACTGCAACAGTGTGActtcaacactgtcactgcatcACTCACTGCAACAGTGTGACTGCAACAGTGTGACTGCAACACACAGTGACTGCAACACTGTCACTGCAACAGTGTGACCGCAACAGAATGACTGCAACACTGTCACTGCATCACTCACTGCAACAGTGTGACTGCAACACGACTGCAACAGTGTGACTGAAACCACAGTGACTgcaacactgtcactgcaagTGTGACTGCAGGATTGTAACACAGTCACAGAACTGTGACTGCAACACTGTCACTGCAACACACAGTGACTGCATCACTGTCACTGCAACAGTGTGACCGCAACAGAATGACTGCAACACTGTCACTGCAACACTATGACTGCAACACACACAGTCACTGCAACACTGTCACTGCAATGCACAGTAACTGCAACACTGTGACTGCAACACTGTGGCTGCAACACTAAGACTGCAACTGTCACTGCAATGCACAGTGACTGCAACAGTGACTGCATCACTGTCACTGCATCACTCATTGCAACACTGTCACTGCAACAGTGTGACTACAACAGAGTGACTGCAACACTGTGACGGCAACACTGTGATTGTAACAGTGTGGCTGCAACAGTGTGACTGCAACACTGAGACTGCAACACACAGTCACTGCAACTCTGTCACTGCAATGCACAGTGACTGCAACAGCATCACTGCAACACTGTCACCACAACACTCTGATTGCAATGCACAGTGACTGCAACAGAGTGACTGCATCACTGTCACTGCATCACTCATTGCTGCAACACTGTGACTGCAACACTGTCACTGCATCACACACTGCAATCCTAGTTGTTGGCACATGTCAGGCTGTAATTACACCCAGGGGAAAACATACAGTAAGGAACCACAATTTGAGGGGTTTGGGAAACTTTGGGAAAGAACACTCTCATCCTTGCATAGGTTTATTGTTTTGGCATCATCAGTGACCTTGAATGTTCAACCACACTCTCACTGTCCAGGAGACTGGGGATATGTCCAGATTTGGAGCAAAGAACCACTCAAGGAAAAGTGGAAAGGATCATTCCAAGCTCCTCTGACTATCCAGACAGCTGTAAAAATTACTGGTGGAGATTCCTGGATTCACAATACACagccaaatccagccccaaacctgGAAATGCCTTCACAGCTAAGactgaaaaaaaatgtttcatgAATTGTGCTTGGGATTAAGGATTATTGTACTTGGGATCAAGGATTATCTCTACTGAATTAGAGGGAGAACAAGGAATTCTGTCAATGGGTTGAGCGTGTATGGTAATGATTGTAAACATAGCTTTGTGGAAGCTGAAGTTCTAAAACCAAAAATATTGATAAGAATGGTGTTTCTGTACTTGGTTTGTGGCTTGGTAGCTCAATGTGATCTCTGTAGCCTGTGAAGAACCCACATGCACTGACCAtaaccctccccaccccccctGTGTGCTGGGGACAGTGCTGGAGTACACTGGAATGAATGAATAAACTTGTTtattcaggtgtttattatttaattttgctTCTCACAATCTAAACTATCTCAGTTGGCAATAAATGACATTGGTTTTCCCCAAATCCAGTGTGTTTCACTCCTGGTAGAAACTGGCAAACCATCTCTCTGTATTTATCTCAATCTATGAgagtttttgtttctgtttttcctcttttcccactGTGGGGTGGAAGGTTTGAGTGGGAATTTGGTTTTTCACTAAAGCTAACCCATCCCAGCAAGGGGGGAAATGCTGAGGCAAAGCTGACACCAGGTAACAGAAGATGAGAAAatcctttctgtgctggcatattTTCATTGCCAACAGGAGGAATTACATAACATCTACAAAGCACAAACCATTTGAAATCAGCATCTTTAATTCACAATACAGATGTTGCACCTGGGAAACAATTCAGATACTTGGATGGGCTACTCcactgtcaccatcatattttctggaaaaatccctttgccaggatttctctcctgggaagctgagaagcctcagagaaaaaggaaaaattaaaaaaccaatattatctcatttgcttctcctgtgttttgctgctttggaatgtggtagGTGATTGTTTAGTTGGTTTCATGtggattgtttttacttaatgaccaatcatggtcaaactgtgtcagggctctggagagagtcatgagtttttcattagtatctttcagccttctgtctgtatcctttctgtattctttagtatagcaaatatataatatataatataatataatataatataatataatataatataatataatataatataatataatataatataatataatataatataatataatataatataatataatataatataatataatatatcaccCACTCTGGACAAAGGTGGGATCATATGAAGCAACAATTAGTAAGAGAGGGATAAGCAAATCTTGgcttatatttattattttattatcagaaattattattatcagactaattattattttattatcacAAAATACAAGACTCCACTGTTCACATCTGCCTCAGGGAGCCAGAGAACTTCAGAATTTTCTCCTTTAAAGCTTGCTTGACTTGCCTGTTCCTGAGTGAGTAGATGTAAGGGTTGACTGTCTGAGTCAGCACGGAGAAGAACAAAGACAGAACTTTGTCAGAGTCCTGCCCACCTCGCTGGGCTGGGCGGATGTACCTGTAAATGCAGGTGCTGTAAAACACCGTCACCACCATGAGGTGAGCTGAGCACGTGGAAAATGCCTTCCTCCTGCCTGCAGATGATGGAATAAGCAAGATGGTGACGATAATGCAGCCATAAGAAACAGCAGTTACTATCAGGGTAccggggaggatgaggatgaggatgatgaacATCAGCTCTTCGATGAAGGCTGTGTCTGTGCAGGACAGCTGCAACAACAGGGAAGCATCACAGTAAAAGTGATTCATGACATTGGGACCACAGAATGGCAGCTGCACTGTCATGATGGTGGGGGGAAGCATCAGGAGAAAAGTCAGTGCCCAGCAGCCCAGGATCAGCTGCAGGCAGAATCTGCTGTTCATGATGGCCGGGTAGTGCAAGGGGTGGCAGATGGCAACGTAGCGGTCCAGGGACATCACTGCCATGTAGAAAAGGGTGCAGGTACCCAGGCAGTAGAAAAGCAGCATCTGGAGGAAGCAGCCAGGCAGGGAAATTGTCTTCCTCTCTGTCAAGAGGCTGTACAgggtgctgggaaggaaggtggagGTGAAGGTGATTTCCAAAAGGGCAAAATTCCTGAGGAAGTAGTACATGGGGGTCTGGAGGAAGTTATTGGTAAGAGTGATGCTGATGACGGAAATGTTTCCAAGCAAGATCAAGAGGTAGGCAATGCCAAGGAACACAAAGAGGATGATCTCCCACTGGCGGCTGTTTGCCAGTCCCAGGAGGACAAACTCCACTACAGTTGTGTGGTTCATTGAGACATCACtgaaaaagctggcaagaaaaaaaaaaaaagaaaaaacctgttTTGGGAACTGTTGGAAAACAGCTGAACATGTGTCAGTTTGGCTTTGCTAACATTACAGGGCAATACCAGCAACAAACCTCTTATAAAAGACTGCAGCAGCCACAGTTACCACAGTAACAACATATTAAAAATCATGGTCATCAAAAAGGAGCCCCAAGCTCCATTTGTAAGACTGAGTCCTCACTCCAGTCAAAACAATTCCTGAGAGGTGCAGAAGCTCTTATTGGGTCTCTCTGAATGATCTGACAACATCCACCctccaacaaaccaaaaaaaccccacatgccCAGAATGGGAACTTTGCTGTGTCCAGACACTTACCACAGAGGAATGCAATCATTGACAGAGAGACTCTGAAGCAGGTTAGATTGGTGCAAGGAAACATTAATATTGTAAAAGGGAAAGTTACTGCAGTTTAGATTAATTTCAGATTCATTGCAGATATTTCTGAATGACTGAAGTAAACAACACCACAATTAATTTCCAGGAAAAGCAAGCCCCTCTTATCTAGCTGATAACCCATATCAAGAAAGACACTCAAATTTTCCTCTTGAAATGCTCAACAAAAGGATAGCTATAAACTGGGATGGTACAACCCTTCTTAATGCACTATTCCCATCAAATCTTTCCCCTTAGAGCCCCTTTCCCAGCAAAACAAGGGAGTTTATTGGCATCATCTTATGGCTGTTTCTCAAAAAACACCAATACAAAACTTTGCTCTCACAAACCATACTAAACATAGGACATATTTTCAATATCACAGATGGACTGATATTATCTGGAAGTTGAGAGAGGTCCCCTAAGCCAAGAAACTCCCTCAGTAACAGCTAAAAGATTTTACTTTAGTTTGAAGACCAAAAGTTCAGTTTTCCTAGTCAATATTTCTTTAAACTTTCCCTATTCTTCAGAAAACTACGCCCAAACTCTAAGAAGTGTTCCAGGTAGTTACCAGTATATCCACAACAATCCAGGATGCTACAAAGAGTATTCTGAGTCTGATTCTGTTCCTCCTTAACTTAGTTTGACAATTgatttctggcaaaaaaaaaaaattcctctctcTTCAGCTCCTTTATATAATGGTGGCAGGGTATTGCAGTCCTGTGTTTCCTCAGTGTGTCAAACCTCAGGGACCAATTAGGGATCAAAACATGAAATAACACTTTGTGGGAAAACACCTGTGAAAGAACAGCAAGAGTATAATCAAACCACAGAGGAAATGAGATTGGGAAGGACCTCTCGAGGTCCAGTCCTCACTAAAAGCAAAGCAGCACAAGGTTGCTCATGCCCTTCTCTCAGTAAGCGTGAATATCTCCAAACAGGGGATGGATCAacttccctgcagtgccacaacttCCCTTGTGATTTCATTGTgaaaatttatttccttttgtGCAGAAAAGATTTACTTGAAGCTCTTTGTGAGAGGTCTGGCTCTAAC includes these proteins:
- the LOC134431000 gene encoding olfactory receptor 6E1-like, with translation MNHTTVVEFVLLGLANSRQWEIILFVFLGIAYLLILLGNISVISITLTNNFLQTPMYYFLRNFALLEITFTSTFLPSTLYSLLTERKTISLPGCFLQMLLFYCLGTCTLFYMAVMSLDRYVAICHPLHYPAIMNSRFCLQLILGCWALTFLLMLPPTIMTVQLPFCGPNVMNHFYCDASLLLQLSCTDTAFIEELMFIILILILPGTLIVTAVSYGCIIVTILLIPSSAGRRKAFSTCSAHLMVVTVFYSTCIYRYIRPAQRGGQDSDKVLSLFFSVLTQTVNPYIYSLRNRQVKQALKEKILKFSGSLRQM